One Flavobacteriales bacterium genomic window, GTAATAAATTTTGAAAATGTTTACTGCGGCATTGAAACCTCGCCAGGTTACAGTCCAGGGAATTACATTCAGGCTTTTGGAAAAATTTACATCGGCGATTACACACAAATAGCGTCAAATGTTGGAATAATCACAGGCAATCACGATTTATACGATAACCGAAAGCATGTAGTTAAGGACGTGTGCATTGGAAAATACTGTTGGATTGGTATGAATTCGATTATTCTTCCGGGAACTTCCCTTGGCGATTATACCATTGTTGCCGCCGGGTCAGTAGTTACCAAATCGTTTACCTCAGGCTATTGTGTCATTGGCGGCAACCCGGCCAAAGTATTAAAGGAGTTGGATAAAGAACAAGTTGTTTTCCATACCAG contains:
- a CDS encoding acyltransferase is translated as MRLSRAERLVFRIIPNWILIRVLPRMRRFRFLKETASTQVPITFTMWYNQKVLGHSGNCYWPVHTSSTVINFENVYCGIETSPGYSPGNYIQAFGKIYIGDYTQIASNVGIITGNHDLYDNRKHVVKDVCIGKYCWIGMNSIILPGTSLGDYTIVAAGSVVTKSFTSGYCVIGGNPAKVLKELDKEQVVFHTSPYEYNGYIQSSQFENYRKTYLNV